Sequence from the Colletotrichum higginsianum IMI 349063 chromosome 6, whole genome shotgun sequence genome:
GCTGACAGGGGGGGTGGCGACGGGGAGAGTGGCGTTCTTGGTGGGGTGAACGCTATCGTCATGGTTAGCTGGTGACACATTGCGAAGCGGATATAGACAAAGCGAACCAGTTGTCGCACTTGACCACAGAGGAGGTGATGATGGGCTTGGTGACGGTGCAAGGGCAGTCGGTGATGGTCAGGGTGGTGGCCTGGAATGTGTTAGCTGATCGATCTGGTTGTTGTCGGTACCGACGAGTGCCGAGGACGGTCGTTCAGGCAGTCTCGAGACCATGTACGCCAGGGGCCCCGAGACTTTGCCCAAAAAAAAACTCTAGAAAACTGTCCGTCTGTCCGTCTTCAGGGATCGACATACCGAGGTGATGGTGTAGGTCTTGTCAGCGTGGGTGATGACAGTGGGACCAGGGCAGTAGGTGGTGTACGAAGAGACGACCTCAGTAACGTAGGTGACGTTCTTGTGGgccatggcgccggcggcgaggacaagGGCAGCAGCGGAGAACTTCATTTTGACGGTTTGGAGGGTGTTTGGTTATTAAGACTCGAGAGAGTTGTGGTTGCGAGTTGACGATTAGCTGGGTTGGGGTTAACGAATGAAAGCGACTAAAAAGTCTGGGTCGGtaatgagtgagtgagtgtgggtgaggagagggagggaaacaACAGGTGGAAGGGGCCGGAGGAAATGGATTTATATACAGAGATGGACGCAACACGACATGGGGACTGGGATGGACGGTGGACTCTCTATCCGCAGACTCAGGGCGTTAGTGCCGACTTGTGGGCGTGCCACTTTGCCTTGCAGTAATGGATGGGACGGTTCAGGGACGGTACCTTTGCCCAGGACGGGTGGAGCATCACATCTCCTGGGCCTGGAGATGAGAAGAGGAGCTGGACCGGGAAGGCGAAGAGAGCACACGCCGCCTTTCTCTCCCCCGTACCCTTGGTCCCCTGCTAAGATGGGCGCTATTCATGGCTGGACAGGCGCCGCGACTTTTTATTCTCTCTTGCATTTCACGAACCGGCTTATTTTACTTTGGACCATTCAGAAGCAAGGCATCCGAGCGAGGGTTGGTGGCccgagggggggaggggggtcgAACATGGAAAGAAGACCATTGTGAGTGTGGTGTGCGAACAGACgggaaaggggggtgggCGGTTGACCactcttctccttgtcggctTCTCTTCGCTGGTGGCTTTGCCAGTTGAAAATCGGATTGGCTTGGGGGCCGACTGAACACACTAAGTGTGtggcacccccccccttggcCAAAGCAATGTGGTGGTCGTTGTGTGTCTCCTGGATGCGTGGTTGCGCAGATAgcgaaaagaaaaaaccaGGAAAGAAGCTGAAAAGACTGGCTGGAAGCTAGGCAGTCGATAGGGAGGCATGTACTCTGTACCCTGCTCGGAACTACCAAGTCGTGGATACGGGATGGAATCAGGGGGTAGTGAAAGCGGATGTAGGATATGCACAGAAAGGGGAGAATCCTTGGAGGAGCGAGAATTGAGGTGTGAGAATCATTTAACCGTCAACCCCACTAAAGACAGACTGACCACTCAGAATTGCATCTTGATGAGCACGACGGAACAGACCAGAACTTCTCACTGGCTAACAACTACTAGTAGGTACCGAACCAGGAAGCACTTGCTTTGCCCGATCGTCCGTTGATCGCCTGGGTTTTTGCTTTCTGCCCGTATTCGAGAACACCCTTTCCAGCAGCTCCTTGCGTTGAGAAACCGCGTCCTCGTTGTCAGTGGAGGCCCCATTCCCATTGGGTCGTCCCAAATCTGCAGGGAGTTCGGGCGAGCGAGATGAGATGACTCGAGCCCACTCGCAGAAACAGACACACTAGGAGGTATCCATCCGTAGGCTTGAGTAATTTTGGCGGGTCGGTCATCAGCCAGTCGTCAAGCACAAGAGCTGCCAACCGATGCACACGTACGCAACGCTTTTCCTGACATGTCCAATGGTCCAATATCACTGGCCACCTGTTTCTGGGCAGATGTGCCTGCTGCAAGGCGGGGTTTGTTTGCTTGACGTGCAGCCGTGATCCGAGAATCCAGACCGCTCTCGGTGGGTCACCCTTTTCATTCGTGTCGTCCTACGGATATGGCAGAGGGACGCGCCAGGCTCGCAGAGAGATGCGCCATCGTCAGTGTGATTGCAGCTGTGCCCGCAGACGttttgccgccgccgccggggcggGTGCTGACGGCTGACGCTTGACTGACCTGCGTCAtgagcatgagcatgagcatgagcAGCATACAACCCAGGAACTACACCTGGCACTAATGCAGGTACTATGCAGCGTTGCCGTCGACACATAGCAGCACTGGAGGCGGAGACGGATGAGCTGGGGAGCTGTGTGCTGTTCCAGCTCAAATCGCGAGGTTTCCTGGCGGTGACAAAAATAAATAGACCGGGACCACTGCTAGTCAGTAATAGCATGTCTCTGGTAGAGATCACCTCGTGGCTGCTGGGAAGAAGTTATCGAAAGCCAAGACTTGTGTCTTGGCCCCGATGGAGCACAGGTCGACGCCGGTTATTAGGCTCGCGATCCAGTTGGTCAGGCTCAGGCGGCAGTGACAAGCCACTACCACCATGAGCTTTGTCCGTTCACTTCGAGTGAAACCGTTGGAAAGACTATCGTGCCGGTGCTATGCCGCGCCAGCGAGGTGGCAGGGCTGATGCTCGTGGTGTTTCTCACTCCCACTTCCGCTTCCAAGCCTTGCTGTGTGCACGGGGATAGACGAGGGGTAGCATAGTTGCCGTTGCAGCTGTGTTGTCATTACGAACACATTGTGCAGCAGTTGATAGGTGAGCGTGGGAcgaagagggggaagaagggagaTCAAACTGGAGATGCTGGGGAACGGTGTAAGGCCGAGGGTACGTAGTGACAGGGTAATTTCAGGGGAAATTGGACTTGTAAGAGTTGTGGTTGGCTATGCAGTGGAAGCGCTGGTGGAGAAGCTGCCCTTTCGAGAGCGGGAACAACGGCTGCTCTTGCAAGTTGCaccaaggaaaagaaaaaggtaCAGGCATACATGGCCGGGTGCGGGTTggcctcgccgtcaacgAAGCGGGAATATTATGCCGCAGCCGAGTCAGGGTCAGGGGCGCGACCTGAGCTTTCAATGTCGGAAAGTGGATACAGTACTCACGGATCTAGGTACCGACGGAGAGTGTTCGAATACTGCCTTTTCGCGAATGTGTTTTACGGGTGAACGTGCCCGCCTATCAGCCGCGCTTCTTTCTCAGTCGCGCATTTAATCATGCCCGTTTTAGTCAAGTTTATAACAGTTGCATCCATTGCAGGAATATAGATTTCGGTTCAAAGAGTCTGACGGACTCGTCTGACGCACGAGGAAACCAAGTTTCCCGTATTCCACCACCAGCGGAGCGAGACATGTTGGAGACGCTTGCCGAGAGACCAGAACTTTCCCACGGAAGAAAACAAATCCCCCAAGCAAAAGTTGCCGAACGACTCCGCCCCTGAGAAACGGTGTTTTAATTAGATACTGTTCGTCCGAGAACCACGCGGTAAGATGCAAACGCTGGACCGATTGCCTCGCATCTGGTCCTGCCCTGAGGCAAGGAGAAACGTCAGGTCGGAGGTCTCACCCTTATCCGCCCTAGGCTAGTGGGCCAGGGCACCATCAAGCACGATCCTCATGTCTTTTGTCTTCGTTTTGCATATGCCAGAGTTCCCATCAGCGCAGGGAAGTAGAGTGGTCGAACGGCTCCCCGAGGCCCCCGGGGCCCCGGCaccaccgtcgtcgcagCTCCAAACTCCCTTGTCGTCCAAGACAACTCCAAGACTGCTCGCTGGGTCCTGATACTATTCTAGAGCTCTGGTATCCCGTTGTTTGAGTTGACGCCATTGCGCTCAGCGGAGACGAAAGGCGGAGAACATAATACAGTGATCGCTCGGAGGAAATCAAGTTTGATCAACCGGGGTCGTCGTCTGTTGTCGTATCGAGATCTGGTGCCAAGTTGTAGAGTGTTGCATCAGCGCGCTGCCTGTCCACGGACCTCGAACGACGTCGGTAGTCAACAGAATCTCAACATCAGCCAACATCGACGTCTTGCGCAAGACCTTACCTTCCGCTCCGAACATCATAGTTTGGGCCCCGAAGTGATTCCCCCCTCCCGTTACGGCAGTGGCTGCTTCTGTGCGGGCTCAATGCATTTGTCTCCCATCCGCCATCTCCCGGTCGTGGGAGCAAAGGAGTTCGACGAAGCATCTGACATCCCATATAACTGCAGCTTTCCCGATGTCGTCCGTATCCTCTGGCGCAGCCATGATGACAAGACACAACCAAGGCACTGACCATTGGCAATGGTTCGGCTAGAACCACTATTGGAGTCGATACCCGGTTCGGCCGGCTATCTTGGGCTCTTGGGATtcgggaggcggcggcagctccgcACTTAGCCCCCTCGCAGGGCTCGGCCTGCTTTGGATTTCCAAGCCGTTTGTTACTGTAGATGCATTCGAGCGAATTCAGTTCTTCCGGAATCACGAGCCCGGAAGCGCCAATGACCAAAATGGGCACTttcaccgtcgacgacccAGAATGCAATGGTGAGTCGCTTGCCCCGGTTACTTGTAGTGATGTTCAgtgcggtggtggtgtggtggcCTGTGCAATAATACCtgggtacctacctaggtagtgGAAGTGGCCTGGCTCGTCCGGGGTGCAGCCTGCAGCACCTGCACCACACACACCTACGGGCGGGCCATCATCTAATTTCCACAAAAACACAGCCCTCTGGATAATATCTCAGATAGGGCCTTTGACTGGCTGCCACCCCTCATCCCCGTtatccttctcctcttccatCAGCTTGCATACGGGATACCTAGGATGGGTGAGATAAGATTGTACCTGCATCTTGCAGCTTACTTTGCAGTTTCCTTCTACCTTGCGGCCCTCATGAATCAATCATCCCGAACCAGCTTGTCTGCTAGGCATAGAAATTCGACTGAGACCACCCTTTTCGCGTCACTGTACCTGGACATTGGCGTCTGACGCATGTTCTATCGAGTAATCCTTGTGAACTCTCATGGTCAGCTTCGTATGTTCCTTCGAGTCCACGGCGGGCTGGTAGCCCATCTCCGAGATGATGCCGCATCAGCAACTGATCTGAGATTGCCTCGTCACCTTTTCCACGAGTCGTTCCTGGCATGATTCGAACACTCATCACCGACATGGCGGAATCAGGCTGTCTGTTTGGACAGCCCAGTTTGTGGATGTTTGCATCAACGTAAAGCTCGCTCTTGTCCGGGGAAGTCACATCGTCTCTTGTCTATCGGCTCCAAGGCCCGCCTACGCTTGCTGGCTTCCGATcgtgcggcggcgacgtgccCGACTTGCTTCAGCCCCGGCTATATTGATTCGCACATCATGCAGTCATGGCCAGGATGGTTCGAAAGCACTTGCACAAACCCCAGCGGACAACCAACACGGTTTGAGAGACACGGCATTTAGCACGAacttttttctcttcttttgcTCGAATAACTGCACGGCGGCTTTGCGACAAAATTGTTGCCAGAGACTTCGGCGGCCCTCCCATGTCCTTCGGTTGGTATGGCCACAACATGGCGATGGTTTATGCGTCGCAGATGGCAAATCGTCTGTACTTAAAAGTCACGGAAGGTTTGTTTGCACCGGTATACCGACATGCAACTGTTATCCCATCAGTAGCGGCTGGTACGGAACGTCTAAATCACAACGGCCAGGTGGCCATTATTTGACGAGCACATTGTTCTGCCTATAGTGTCCAAGAACGGCTGCACTGGCACTGGTTGACGGTGACCATCTCGAAGAACCTTTTATGTTCACGCATGTCACATGTGACACGGGCTTCTGCGAACAAGTGGTTGCACATTTCTCAGGCCATAAAGACAACTGCAATGGAAAAGGCTGTCGTCATGGGCTGAAATTGACCTATATGGCTATCAGGTCGGCACGTGCCACCGTTCACTTTTGTCCTGTTTACGAGGTTGATCAGGACGAGACAGGTGCCAGGGGCGTCTGGAAAGCGTGAGCTACGACGAGGGGCCTAGAAGCCCAACGTAGCCATCGGCTCATCACCCCATGTCCCCACAGAACGACCGCTCGGAAGCATTCCGGGTTGTGCCAAATGATGTGGATGTTGGGTTATTGAACCTTGGCCAAGCACCGTTCATAGGGCTGATGGCGATCGGCAACAGTCATGTCGGGACGGAGGAACGGTTGGATTGCGGACGGATACGGCACGGAAATATCGGCGTCGATCACGGAGGGGCACGGCGACGCCCCGAGTGGATTAGTCAGTGGACCCTGATGAACGTCATTGAGGGGAACCACACGGAAGCCTCGGTGAGATGGCAACTACTTGACGAAGGACATTAATCAGTTTCTCATTAAGCAACATTGCAGGTGCACCTTCTTGACATCTGAAATTATCGTGTCTCGAGAAAATGGCTTCCAAAATGAGAGCAATTGGTATGTTGCTTTGCTCCTGCATCGTGAACTCGTCTACCCCAGGCTGACAAATACAACAGACATCAAGGATGGAAAGGGACCCAAGGAGAACCTTTTCATCAACGATGACACACCGAAGCCGACAGCGGGCAGCGGCGAGGCCCTGATCAAGATCAAGGCCTTTGGGATCAACCGCATGGACCAGATCCAGCGTCTTGGCATGTACCCACTCCCGCCTCAAGCGCCAAAGACCCTGGGTGTTGAGTTCAGCGGGACCATCGAGTCTTTCGGTGACGGCAGCCACGGCGATTTCAAGGTTGGAGACGAGGTCTTTGGCCTCGCGTACGGCGGCGCATATGCCGAGttcatcgccgtcgacagTAAGATGCTGCTGCATAAACCTGATTTCCTGTCGTGGGAGCAGGCTGCCGGCATCCCAGAGGTGAGCATCTTTTCTGgggaaaccccccccccccgttccTGCGAAGAGTCAAAAGAATGACAGAAAACAAAACAGACCTGGATCACGGCGACGCAGGCACTCTTCCTCGTGGGCGAGTTCTCCAAGGGCAAGTCGGTCCTCTGGCACGCCGGCGCCTCAGGCGTCTCCATCGCGGGCATCCAACTGGCCAAAGACGCTGGCGCGTCCGCCATCTACGCGACGGCAGGCTCCAAGGATAAGTGCGACTTCGTTGTTAACGAGGTCGGCGCCACCGCGGCCTTCAACTACAAAGAGGAGGACTGGGCcgagaaggtcaaggaggcgACGGGTggcaagggcgtcgacgtgaTTGTCGAtttcgtcggcggcggttACTTCCAGAAGaacctcgacgtcgcggcgCGGGACGCGCGCATCGTGCTGCTGGGCCTACTGGGTGGTCCCAACATTGAGGGGGCCAACATCGGCCCACTACTGTACAAGCGTATCAGGCTCGAGGGCAGCACGTTGCGGAGCAGGGACGTCGAGTACCAGGGCAAGCTGAGGGACCGGCTGGAGGAGTATGTGCCGCACTTCAAGACTGGAAAGCTCAAGGTCATCATTGACACAGTGCTGCCGTGGGAGAAGATTCAGGATGCTCATGGGCTTCTGGAGGCGAACAAGAACTCGGGCAAGATTATCTGTACAATTTCTTAGGGATAAGGAGTCCCAGTGTTTTCTCATTCTCGTGATTTTTCAACACACAATTTGAACATGGCTAGCCTTCAGGGAGCGAGCCCTTTGGGTGCCGTGTTCTCCCCGTGAGCCGGGCTTTGCTAGGCTTGTGTCCCGGGCATCCGGTGAGCGAGGTGCAATTGCGTTGGTCTGAAACGCCTCCATTCTTCCAAAGGGTGCCAAGGGGGCCCTGGCTCTTGTTCATCTTTTCTAGACTTATGTTAGCTAGTATGTGCTTGTGGTTGATTGCCAGTGCCATCCCAACATATGACCCCTTTCAAGCCGCCTCGTCATCCGGGGTGTGTCATGCCCGCCTCTGCACGCTCGTGACACGACCTTTCCCAGGACCAGCACCAAGATGTGGCTTTGAGACAAGAAGAACAGCCAGGATTTCGTAACTCTGGATTGATCAGGCGCTCTGTGTCTTTACCTTTTCGTCATGGAAATTGCCTTCCTAGTCTTACTTCCTCCGCATCTCCCCTTACAAAGGTTCTAGATCTCAGTCTGGCTGACGCTGGCCTGCGATACCTTTGGCAGTTTCATCTTAATTGTTCTGAGCTTCATCCAGAGTCAACGGACCTGGCTCACTCATGGGGACTGGTAAGACAAGAAAGGAGTCCCGTTACCGTTTTACGAGTTGGACCTTgagatgaggaagaagctTGGCGTTTTTACCATGTTGAGTGTCGGTAGCTAGGTAGTGTGGACGTTCCTGCGCAAGCGATGGTTTGCGCAACGTGACATTcgcacagcagcagcagcgcagTTCTTGACATTCTCCAGTTCTGTAAACCAAAATTCTACGCAACAATAGACAACGCAATCAGTATGGGTGACAACTGGGAGAATCTGCGAAACGATGACTGCATGTTGGATGTCACCGGGTACTATAGGAGCAGGCATACGAGGTAAGTTGCGTAGCATTGATACAATACCTATTTGAACTGTAAATGAGGCTCGTCCAGAGAACCTTGATAATCGTAGGTCGCGAATTTCGTCCGTCTACCAGAAGCGGAGGCTATAAGAAAAGCACAGGCGCAAATCATCTCTCATCATCATTCTAGTGCTCCTTGATCCATTTCAGCATTTGCTCGTATGCGGTGCTCTGAGCATCCTTGATAGACGCATCCTGATATTCGCCAACAACGGCGAAGCCTGTGCCACTGTTAGTTAGTACTGTATACTGGCTTAGCAACACCAGCCTTACCGTGCGGCACGCCAGGGTAGACCTGGACTTCGTGCTCCAAGTTCGCCTTGGACATGACATCCTCACCATGCGTTCTGACCTCCTCGGGGAAGAGAGGGTCATTCTCGACGCAGATAAAAGATATGGGCACTTTGACGCCGGTGAAGTCGTCAGGAATGACAGACGCGCCATGTGCTATCGCGCCGACCTTGATGAAAGGACCAGTCTTAACttcgccggcttcggcatcaGCAGGCTCCTGACCTCCGGTCGCAACCTTCTTGTCGGAGCCTAGGTGCAGAATGTAGCGACCTCCGATGCAGTAGCCGACCGCGTAGATTCCGTCGCCGTTCTTCACGGCGTCATCAAACTTCTCTTTAGCACCCTCGATGACCTTGTACAAGATCGGCAGGACCTTCTCCTCCGTGTGTCGCGCCAGCCACATGTCGATCTGAAAGCTCTTTGCGGTTTCGACGATTTTCATCTTAAAGGTATCCAGGAACGAGCTGTTGTCCTCGCTGCTCTCGATCGTAGAAGAGTTGGGTGCGGGGTCGCCGTTGAAAAGGTCAGGCATGACCACTACGAAGCCCTCGCTGGCGAATTTGTCGGCCTGGAGTTGGTTGTTTACTGACTTCAGGCCTGTGCCCCCCGtcaagaggagaaggagtcTGGCTGGTGCATGAGGATAGTCGGCGGGTTTCGAGATGTATGACTGTGCTGGGTCAGTATATGATCGAGGTAGCTGGCAGTTGCAAAATATATTAAGAAAGCAGAGATCTCCACTGACGTCGACATCGTTGATCTTGATGATCTCGCCAGTCGAGGACTGGCCGGCCGCTGATGCAAGTCAGTATTGCGCAAATGGTCTGAGACTTCCAGCACTCACGAGCTGGTCGATCCGATACGCAGTGTTCGCTGTGTTCACCAGCGCCTCCCGTAGTCGTAGTAGGGCTGGTTGACTGGGCTGGCGTGTCAGCAGCAGAAGTGTTCTCGGTCACGGGCTCGGTGATggtctcggcggcatcgcTCTCGGGAGCTCTCGTTGCAATGTCGAGCTGGGTCATCTTGGTGGGCGGGGGTATGGGTATCTGTGCGGAGCACGGGGATGTAGGGGTAAAGAGCTGCGAAGACGGGAGGTTTGGGAACAGTTGAATGAAGCGACAGCGATGTCGAAGATGGCCCGAAAATTGCGACGGATACTGTCAACCTAGCTATTTGTCTCCCTTGGCGCAGCCTTTGGATCTGGATCGGGTGTGTGTTGAGTACGTGtacatacctaggtagctaGGAACGCTGCCAGGGATGACGTCTCAGCTTGATGCTTGCAGCTGCCCCGCGAGCAGAGGTGGTAGGTTCAGTTGCCTGTTGTCGGTACGTACCGAGTTTCTCCTTTTCCACACTAAGATACGCGACACGGACCCCTCATCGGCCAGCTTACCTAAGGACCCCTctattcttaattaattgGAACGCGGTCGACGCGTCTTTGCCATCTCGCATCTCGCGCAAGAACTTGCAGCATCCCTCTCGCCCACACCCAATTTTGGCCGACAGACTGCACCAGCAAATTCACGATATCGTCTGATTTCAAAATGGATGTTGAATCGAAGATCACGAAAGGTGCCTTGGAGTAAGTGCATTTCTTGGATCCATATACTCTGCTGTCACTTGTACTGATTCCGCCTCTCCAGCGCCATCTTCAACGACCCTGAAGGGGCCAACGTGAAGTTCCCGGTGCCCGTTCTTCAGTGCCTGCAGATCAAGCCCTTGGCCGCCCAAACAGGAGGTGGTGCTGAGAGATACCGCATTGTGCTGAGTGATGTCAACAACTACGTACAGTGCATGCTGGCCACGCAAGTGAACCACGTCATACACGAGAACAAGCTGGTCAGGAACTGCATCGTGCGGATCACTCAGTACCAGGCAAACTCCGTCAAGGGAAAGAAGTACTTACTGAAATTCCCCTCTATCAACTTTTGGTAAGCATACTAACCATATTCCAGCATCTTGATcatccttggcctcgaggtcaTTGAACAGTTGGGCACCCCAGACAAGATTGGCGAGCCCCAAGCCTTCGAAGCAAAGCCTCCCGCGCCTGCGAATACAACCATTGGCGGACAGAACTTCTACGGCGTCAAGCAAGAGGAGACGAAGCCCAAGCCCCAACAATCGATACCCTCGCGCTCTGCTGGAGGAGCGACCGGCCAacacggcagcagcaacatctaCCCCATCGAAGCCCTCTCTCCCTACGCTCACAAGTGGACCATCAAAGCCCGTGTCACACAAAAGTCGGACATTCGGACATGGCACAAGCCTAGTGGCGAGGGAAAGCTCTTCAGTGTGAACCTGCTCGACGAGAGTGGTGAGATCAAGGCAACCGGCTTCAACGAGCAGGTCGACCAGTATTATGATCTTCTCCAGGAGGGAGGCGTCTACTATATTTCCAGCCCCTGCAAGGTCCAACTTGCCAAAAAGCAGTTCACAAACTTGCCGAACGACTACGAGCTCACATTCGAGCGCGATACCCAgatcgagaaggccgaggaccaGAGCAATGTTCCTCAAGTGCGGTTTAACTTCTGCAACATCCAAGAACTCcaggaggtcgagaaggatgCGACCGTGGATATCATTGGCGTTTTGAAGGACGTTGATGAGGTGTCCCAAATCGTCTCCAAATCGACTGGCAAGCCCTACGAGAAGCGCGAGCTCACCCTCGTGGACGACACGAACTACTCCGTGCGCGTCACCATCTGGGGTAAGAGCGCCACTAACTTTGACGCCAAGCCCGAGTCTGTGGTGGCATTCAAGGGCACCAAAGTGTCGGACTTTGGTGGCCGTAGTCTCAGTCTGCTTTCTTCGGGCACGATGTCTATCGACCCCGATATTCCCGATGCCCACCGCTTGAAGGGCTGGTACGACTCTTCTGGCCGTAACGACACCTTCAGCAACCACAACAACATGGTCAGCATGGGAAACGCTACTGGTCGCAAGGACCAGGACAAGTCCATTCTCCAGGTGAAAGAAGAGAACCTCGGCATGGAGCAACAGGACTACTTCAACCTCAAGGCTACCATTGTCTACATCAAGCAAGACAACTTCGCCTACCCCGCGTGTATGAATGAGGGCTGCAACAAGAAAGTCACTGAGACGGGCGAAGGGGCTTGGCGTTGCGAGAAGTGTGACGTCTCCCACCCCAAGCCCGAGTACCGTTACATCATGTCCGTCAACGTGTGCGATCACACGAACCAGCTGTGGCTCAGCTGCTTCGACGATGTCGGCCGCGTTATCATGGGCATGTCGGCTGATCAGCTTACGAACCTGCGGGAAGAGGACGAGACAAAGATGGCTCAGGCCTTCGAGGATGCGAATTGCCGCAAGCTCAACTTCCGATGCCGTGCCAAGATGGATACCTTCGGCGAGTCTCAGAGGTACGCCACCACATTTTTTGTTTCCAAAGTCTGATGACACTGACTTTTTTTTAGGGTACGCTATCAAGTCATGAGCGCGAGCCCGATTGATTACAAGGCCGAGGGAGCCAAGCTTGCGGATCTTATCAAGCAGTTTGGTATCAGCTCGTAAGGCACCGGTGTGCGTGCATTGTGcagaaaaggggggggggggactgtATCTGTACAGAGATTGTAGGCGGAAAAATTGCATCTATGCATGCAGAATGAACAGAAATTTGGCGGGCAGGGGTGGACAGAATTTGATGAGCTACGAGGCAAAAGATCGGTGGTCACACAACTGTCCAATACATGTTTTTAATGCGCGGGATAAGAATGAATGGCAGACGATAATACCATTTTTGTCTGGCCTTGCCTAGTTTCCGAGTCTTACAGACCCGAGCTCGTCTTGATGTATGGTGGAAATGCTTCATGTTGGTAGGCACAGTGATTTCCCCTGATGCACCTGATCACGTAACGCCGGCCTGATGCCACCCATCTCTCGTAACGACAATCTCTCGAGTCCATGTCGAACGCAACCCCCGCGCCATCACGATGTCGGCCTCTCAGTTTTATCATGGAGAgatccctcccctcccccgctcCCAATGTCTTCGTTACTTCGTGAAAATAAGACACAGAGACGTCTTGAAAATTTCAacgcctcgccctcggcaaaAAACGTCGAGCTATTTAGGCCCACTGAGCCTGGCCGTTCAATCCTGACGGAGACCCGACATAAGgtcctcatcctcgatgGATGCATCAAAGCCGAGCTCGACATTCTGGGACTGACCGCCATCCTTGTCCAGCCGCTTCTGCTCGCGAAGAATGTGCTTGGCGAAGTCCttggaggaggccagacGAGCGTCGCTCTCCTGAGTGAGCTTGTTGAAAGTCTTGATTCGCGTGTCATCTTTGATCTTCTTCTGGTACTCGGTGTACTCAATTTCCTCGTCGCGTGAGAGGAAAGTAAGGCATTTCGTGCCATCAGGACTGATCTCTAGCGATCCTTGGAGCATTCCGATATTGACCATCTCCTGTAAAagcccctcgacctcgtcatcggTCTCGAGGTTCTGGGCCGTTTCGGCGCTGAACGTCTGCTGACGGATCTCCGGGACGCTGATCTTAAGGTACACGtccgcaaggccgaggaTTTGCCATTTCTGATACGCCAAGACAACTTCCTTTATAAGGGTGGTCGTCTGGTCGGTCACCCATGTCTCTGCTCCTTTCTCGATCTCAGTCCTGAGCTGTTCCACGTTGGCGGTCGAGAACTGGGCTGCCACGTCCGCATAGGGCTTCGAAAGGGCTGCGTAGGATTTTTGGACACTCGAGCTGATGTGGGATGGTAGTATCGGTGCCTGGCCGAGGGCCAAAAGGCCGGTAA
This genomic interval carries:
- a CDS encoding Mmc protein, translating into MKFSAAALVLAAGAMAHKNVTYVTEVVSSYTTYCPGPTVITHADKTYTITSATTLTITDCPCTVTKPIITSSVVKCDNCVHPTKNATLPVATPPVSKTTIAGTAAITPTKPISVPTAGAGKAAALSGAGLAGVLGLAAFVL
- a CDS encoding Dienelactone hydrolase, coding for MTQLDIATRAPESDAAETITEPVTENTSAADTPAQSTSPTTTTGGAGEHSEHCVSDRPAPAGQSSTGEIIKINDVDSYISKPADYPHAPARLLLLLTGGTGLKSVNNQLQADKFASEGFVVVMPDLFNGDPAPNSSTIESSEDNSSFLDTFKMKIVETAKSFQIDMWLARHTEEKVLPILYKVIEGAKEKFDDAVKNGDGIYAVGYCIGGRYILHLGSDKKVATGGQEPADAEAGEVKTGPFIKVGAIAHGASVIPDDFTGVKVPISFICVENDPLFPEEVRTHGEDVMSKANLEHEVQVYPGVPHGFAVVGEYQDASIKDAQSTAYEQMLKWIKEH
- a CDS encoding Replication factor-a protein 1 — its product is MDVESKITKGALDAIFNDPEGANVKFPVPVLQCLQIKPLAAQTGGGAERYRIVLSDVNNYVQCMLATQVNHVIHENKLVRNCIVRITQYQANSVKGKNILIILGLEVIEQLGTPDKIGEPQAFEAKPPAPANTTIGGQNFYGVKQEETKPKPQQSIPSRSAGGATGQHGSSNIYPIEALSPYAHKWTIKARVTQKSDIRTWHKPSGEGKLFSVNLLDESGEIKATGFNEQVDQYYDLLQEGGVYYISSPCKVQLAKKQFTNLPNDYELTFERDTQIEKAEDQSNVPQVRFNFCNIQELQEVEKDATVDIIGVLKDVDEVSQIVSKSTGKPYEKRELTLVDDTNYSVRVTIWGKSATNFDAKPESVVAFKGTKVSDFGGRSLSLLSSGTMSIDPDIPDAHRLKGWYDSSGRNDTFSNHNNMVSMGNATGRKDQDKSILQVKEENLGMEQQDYFNLKATIVYIKQDNFAYPACMNEGCNKKVTETGEGAWRCEKCDVSHPKPEYRYIMSVNVCDHTNQLWLSCFDDVGRVIMGMSADQLTNLREEDETKMAQAFEDANCRKLNFRCRAKMDTFGESQRVRYQVMSASPIDYKAEGAKLADLIKQFGISS